TATTTACAAAAACGATTTTGTTGAAGTTTTTTTCCCTACAGTAAACAAACTTGGAAACGGAAAAATTGCCAGAGCAATTATTTTTGAATCAAAAAAAAGTTTTACAAATAATCCAGACTTGAAAAGTTCACTTGAGAAAATTGAAAGTCTTGTTGGTAAAAAACTTATTGTAATATTTGACAGTGAATTTAAGGGTAATTCTTTTGAGCTTGCTGTAGCTATTGGTTCATTATGTAAAAAAATTCCTAAAAATATAGCATTTACTGGAGAAATTGATGAAAAAGGGAATATCAAGAGAAATATTGAATATTTAGATTTAAAAATGAAAATTTGTAGTGAAAATAATTTAAAACTAATAAGTGCTTTTGATGTGGATAATGTATTTGAACTTAAGGAATTTTTTGAAGCAAAGAAAATACATATACCAATACTAATTTCGTTAATGGCAAAAGATAAAGAATATATTAGAACTTCATATGAAGAATTAAAAGAGGCAGTTAACGAAAAATTTGAAATAAAATACAGTGATATTTTTGAAAAAATTTACGATGTAAATAAAGTTTTTGTCAAAGATAGCTTGAATGATGATTGGGGACAAGTTTTAAAAGAAGTAAATAGCTTGCTTTACAAAATTATATCAAATAGAGGTATCCCCCATATTGCAATAATGGGGCCTGCATCATTTTCTATGGCTTTAGGTATAGCTTTAGGTGTTCAAAATCCGTTAGTTGTTTATCACAAAGCAGGAATTGAATATAAGCCTGTTATTGATCTGACTGACAATGTTAGAAAGGTAAAGAACATAGTAAATGATTATAAATTTGTAAAGTATTCAGTGGAAAATGAAAATGGTAAAAATTGTGCATTTATATTGTATTTTGCTTCTCACAATCCATATGATGCAGTTAAAAACTTTTTAAGCAAAAATAATATTGATTCAAAATTGGTATTAATTGAACCAAATTTTGGAAAAGGGAATTTACCCGCAGAAGATTGGAGTGAAATTGTTTCAGAAATAATGTCTATTACTCAGAACATACAATTTAAACATTCTTGTGAAAACGTCTTTTTCTTTATGAGTTGTCCGGTTCCATTAGCTTTTGGAGTAGGGCTTTCATTTGGAGATTTTGCAAAGGGTTCAATATTCCACTTTGATAAAAATACGGGTGATTATATTGAGGTATTTAAAATAGAAAAAATTAGGGGGTAATTTTATGAAGTTATTTTTTTCCACCTTTGGAAAGATTAGTAATTATAAAGAAGTTGAATATTCTATTGATTACAACGAAAACACATTTGTAAGTCCGTTTTTACCAGATTTAATGTACAAAGCTTTTGGGGTTGATACTACAGAGCTTTTTTTACTAGATACTTTGGTAGAAAAAAATGATTTATAAAAAGAAGATTTTAAATACGAAGACATTATTACTAGTCTGGAAAATAAGTATTCTGATTATTTTAAAAGTAAAGATTATAAAGGAAATTTAAATTTACATATTATTCCTGGTGTTGGAAGTTATAAAGAATTTAGATTTGTTGGAAACATGAATGATACATATTATATGACGTTAATTCAGCTTTTGAATATTTTTTCAAGACCAGAAGTAATTAATTCTGAAGAAATTGAAGTGATATTTGATATTAGTTTTGGTATTAATTATCAATCTAATGTTTTATATAGAACGTTAATGGATATTTTACCAATATTGGCGTATTTCAAAAAGGTACGTTTTAAACTTACAAATGCAGAGCCTGTAATTAACACTTCAGCAGAGGGAAAAAATAAAATTAATGTTTATGTTGTTGAAGAAAAAGTATTTGAACAGTCTATATCTTATAAAAAAGATTTTGCTAAAAAAACTATTAATGTTTTTAGAGGTTTGTCTGTTAATGAAAGAAAAGAAGTTGGGAAAAATTATATTGGAGAATTTGAAAAAAGATTAAGAAATGAAAAAAATATGGGTTTGAATGATATTTTTTTAAATTTAGAATTATATTTAAAGTCTATTTATTACGGTCTTCCTCTTTTATATTTATATACAATGAATAGAGTTGATTTTAAATATGTAGTTGATAAATCATTAGAAGTGTATAATTCATCAATTGAAATTAGAGATAGTGATGAAAAATTAAAAATGGTACTTAGGAAGTTAGAATTTTCAGAAGGTATAAAATATTTGGTGCTTGGCAGTATATTTAAGATTTACTTTGAAAATATTTATGGAACAAAATACTGTACTGAAATACCATATGATGAACTAAAGAAATTGTCAAATTTTATATGGAAAATTGATGAGTTTAAAAATCAAATTTCATTGGTTCTTGAAAAAGAGATTAAAGAGATTGAAAGTTTGTTTGATTATATAGAAGAAGGAGAAGAAATACTTTTTGATTTAGAGATTCTCAAATCAAGGAAAAATGAAAGTATAGAAGGCGAAGAAAAGGTTGAAAATACAAAAAAAGAACTAGAACCTGAAAATGATGAATTAAAAAAACAAAATAGTAAAGAAAATTTCTCAAGAGAAGAAAGAAACTTTGTTGCTCATGGTAGTTTATCTAAAAACACTTTTTATTTGAAAAAGTATAATTCAATGGTTTGCATAAGGTTAAATGAAGAAAAAATATGTGAATTAGGAAAAGCAATATAGGGGGAGTTTAATGAGAATTTATTTAGATTTAGATTTTGAAAAGTTAGAGCTTCCAATTCATTATAATCATATATTACAGTCTATCATTATAAACATGATAGATTCTAGCGGATATAGAAAATTTATACACGATGAAGGGTATGTTTTGGGAAAAAGAAAATTCAAATTATATACTTTTTCAAGATTGCTTGGGAAATTTCAAATATTTGGTAATAAAATAGCTTTTTTCAATGGTGCAAGGCTTATTATATCTTCGTTAGATGATGCTATGGTCGAATATATTATAAATTATATTTTGAAGAAAGGATATATAAATGTATTAGGTGAAAAAATATATGTTAAAGCTGCTGTTTTAAAGTCCTTTCCTTCTGCAAATTATCTTAGAGTTTCAACAAAATCTCCCGTGGTAGTTTATTCAACTTTGTTTAATTATGAAAATAAAAAAGAAACAATTTTTTATGAACCGGATTCAAGTAAATTTTTATCTCTTGTATATGAAAACATTTTAAAAAAATACACTGCTTTTTATGGAAGCATATCTAAAAATAATATTGAAATAAAACATGTAGGTAAAAATCCAAAAAGAGTAAAGGTAGTTTATAAGAATACGGTAATTTTTGGTTGGCTTACTGCATTTGATATATATGGAGATTTTGAGTTACTAAAGGTTGCTTATGACGCTGGAATAGGAATGAAAAATTCAATGGGATTTGGATGTGTGGAGTTAATTTAGGATTTTAAAGGGAGAGTGATTTTATGAAAGGTTTGGAAACTTTAAAATTTAATATTGAATTTATTTCTCCATTGATAAATCGCAGAGGAAAATATAAAGATTCGATTCTTCTGCCACAAACTGTACGTGGAGTAATGAGATATTACTTTAGGGCAACAGCTGCAAGAGTTTTTGGAAATAATTATAAAAAGATCAAAGAATTGGAAGATATTATATTTGGTTCTATTAATAACAAGTCTTTTTTTGATGTAACAGTTACTTTGCAAAAAGAAAGGAAAATAAAATTATCTGAGTTAAAGGCTTTGAGATATCCATTATATGGTGTTATTTTTACTAAAAAAAATGAAATAAAATTCAATGAAAAAATAAGTTTATTAGATTCTAGGAGTGAGTTTTTGGTAAATTTTATATTTTTTAAATCATTTTTCAAAAGAAAAATAAAAGATTGTAATAAAGTAGATGAATATTTTCATAAATTTAAGGAGTTTATCAAGGATTTATTTGTCTTAATTTCATTGGTTGGAGGATTTGGAGCAAAGGTAAAGAAAGGATTTGGACAATTTGTTATAAGAAACATAGAAAGAGATATTAAATTAGAGGACATAGGTACAATATTAAAGAATTTAGAGGAAAAGATAAAATATTTGGATAAAATTTTTATAAAAGAAAACGAGAAAAATAAGGAAAGTATTACGAATAATAGTAGTAGCATAAGTAATGAGGCTTTTGATTTTCCAGCGTTTGTTGATGGATTTTTTTATGTATATAAATTAAAAAAAGAATTTTATTCATACGAAAATGCTCTTAGGAATATATATTTTTCTAAAAAAAATAATTTTTCATATTTAAATTTGAAAAAAAAGTTAAGAGGTTCTGCGTTTAAAGATGCTATACAAAATTTTAATGACAAAAAGAAAGTTGATTTTAATGATGCATTACTTGGATTGCCTGTTTTGTTCTTTTATGGTAAAGCAAACTATAAATTAAATGCTTTAGATGATAAAGGAAATGAATATAGAAAATCATCTTTACTAACAATAAAATTGTGGAGAGAGAGGAATGGGAAATATAAAGTTTATTTAATTGTTTTATTAAGTAAAATACATTTAAAAAATTCAAAAATTGTATTAAAGAAAATAGTACAAACAAATGGCAGTGAAGGTAAATCTAAGAAGAAAGAATTTAAATCCTCAATAAATATAGATTTTGATTACAATAAGTTAAAAAATACAATAGAAAAATATAAAGAATTAAATAAAATAATCTAGTTTTTGAGGTGATATAAATGAATGAAATTAATTGGAAAAAGAAGGTTGAAGCTTTTTTACACGATCCAGTGAATAAAATGGCAAATATTAGAGGACATAAAAACTTAGCTAAAACTTTATTAAATAAAGTCGGCTTGGAACAAAATAATAATCCGAGATATGATTATATTGCTTCTGCTGCAACTAGGATATTGTTTCCTCAAGAAGTAACAAAGATTAAAAGAAATTCTGAGCAAATAAGGATTGAATTTGATGAATCAAAGTTTTTTCATCCGTTTTCTGGAAATGATTTGAGCGAATACCATAAAGTAAAGGAAAAAATTAAAAATATCGATGAAGAAAATTTTATATCTAAATTGGCCAAAATAGAAGATTATAAAAAACTTGCGTATAGGCTTTGGTGGGAAATTCCTAAAATTTCGGATTATTCGTATCTAATATTGGAAGATACAAGGCTTACAAATCAAAGTATTATAGATCACTTAGATATTTCTTCAGCTTTTGCAACAGCAGATGAAGAAAGCAATGGATATTTAATTTTGTCTGTAAGTATAGGTCCAGTACAAGAATTTATTGCAGCTGGAAGAAAGATTAGAGATTTACGGTCAGGAAGTTATCTTCTTTCTTATCTTACATTTAAGGGGATTCAAGTAATAGGTGAAAAGTTTGGATTTGATTGTATTATATTTCCAGATTTGAGAAATAATTATTTAGTAAAAAAATATCTTGAAAATATTGATGACTTTTTTAAAAATAATTCGGAAAAATTTTTAATGCAGCCAGAAGTTGCTTCTTTACCAAACGTTTTTACAGCTATTATTCCATATAAAGAAGAATACATAGATAAAAATAGTGAGGAAAATATAGAAATTTTAATTAAAAGTGCTATAAAAAAGGAAATAGATAATATTTCTAAGTTTATCTTTGATTTGATAAAAAACAAAAAGTTAAAAGAATACACATTTTCAAAAGAGATTGAAAATAATCCAGAATTATACTGGAATAGACAAGTGAATATTTTTCCTGACATTATAGTTGAAAGTGTTATGTTTTATATATTTGGTGATGAGAAGCTTAATAAAGAAAATTGGATATTTAAAGAATGGGAAAAATTTATCGGTTCAAATGAGTTAGAAGATTACTATGAACAGTTGTCAAAATTAGAAAATACATATAGTTTATCTGAAGCAAATATGTACAATTATCATACAAAAATACTTCAAGCAAAAAGTTTTTTGAGAAAAAACACACGAAATTTTAAGGCCTTAATTGAAGATTTTGAAACTCCAGGAGATGATTTATCAGGAGGATTAAAATCTTTAGTTATTTATGAAAAGGGAGATAGAAAAGAAAATCTGTCGGCTTTAAGTGTAATAAAAAGGGAGTTTTATAGATATCTTAAAAATGTAGGTTTAGATGAAGCAGGTGAAGGAATAAGAAATACAAGACCAATAAGCTATGAAGATTCTGAAGATGAGGAAGAAAACAACAAAGAAAGTATAGTGAAAGAATATAAGTTAGGTGTTTTATTAATGGATGGAGATCAAATGGGCAAATGGATAACTGGCGATAAAATAGAGGATAATTTAAAAAGTGTTCATCCAAAAGCAAAAGAATTTCTTGAAAAACAATCAAGTGACTATTTAGATTTTTTAAAGAAACATAAGTTAATAAATCCAACTTATCAAAAATCTATAAGTAGGACTTTAAACAAATTTTCTTACTTTGTACCTCATATTGTTAGAGAATTTGAAGGTGAACTAATTTATGCGGGTGGAGATGATGTGCTTGCGATATTTCCCGCTAATAGAGTTCTAGAAGCTGCAAATAAGATAAGAAAAGTTTATTCTGGAATAGGAAATGTAAGAGTGGAGGTTAATAAAAATGATGGAAAGAGAGATATATATGAATTTAGGAATGGTTTTTGTTATAAAGATGATTTACCTTTATTTAATATGATGGGAGAAAAAGCTACAATGTCAGCAGGTATTGTTGTTTGTAATCCGAAGTTAAATTTGTCGCTTGTTCTTGACGAGGTAAGAAAAGCAGAAAAAGAAGCAAAAAATGAAGGAAGAAACAGATTTTCTCTAAGAACAATTAGAAGAAGTGGAAAAATAACTAATTTAGTGTTTGAGTGGGAGTATTTAAGTAAATCAAAAGAAGTTTTTGATATTTTAGATGAGGTAGAATTTGTATACTCATTATTTGAAAAAAACGAAACAAAAAAAGAAAAGTCATATAATTCATTCTTTCGAAGGTTAAAAGTTGAATATGAAAAGTTGGAAATTAGTAAAAAAGAATTTATAGAACAGGTAATTCCTTATGTGTTAAAACGAATAAAAAAGATCAAAGGAATAGAAAAAGTTATAGAAGTACTAGAAAAATATGTTCAAATCTTGGAAGAAAATAGTAAAAATTTTGAAAACAACAACCTTGAAAAATTTATTGATCTATTATTAGAGTACGAATACATAAAAAGGAAGGTTGATAAATATGAGTAAAGTAAAGGTTCTTAAATTTATACCTATAGATTGGGTTTCTTTCAGAAAGTCAAAAAATTTTTCAACTTTTGAAAATACAATTTTTCCAAATATTAAAACTTTTTACGGTGCAATATTTTCAGCTTACTTTAGAAAAAGGGGAACTAAAAATGCTATAAAAGAAATAGAAAAAATGATTGAAGAAAAATTAATAAATTTAATCGGGCCATTTATTGTTTCGGAAAGAAATGAAATATATTTTAGAAAGCCGGCTAATTTAAAACTCAGAAAAATTTGTAAAAATGAAAATTCATGCGAATATGAGTATGAGTATTATAAAGGATTTCCATGTCAAGACTCTTTTGCTGTTGATGACAAGAATTTGAGATATATAAAATATAGTAATATAGATAATCTTTCAGAAGAAGGAATAACTTTTATTTCGATAAGTGATCTTGAAACTTTTAAAAAGTCTTCAGACAAAAAATTATATTTAAACTTACACAAATACAACAAAAATTTACCTTTTAGTATAGAAAGAAAAGTTGGTATAGCACTAGATAATAAAAAAAGAATGGTAGATAAGGAGCATGGGGCATTTTATTTATTATCAACCTACCGTTTTAGAGATGGGGCAGGATTTGGGGTTTTTATTGATGAAAAGACTGAGCAGTTTTTAAATGAAAATAAAATTAACACAGTAAATATTGGAAGTAAAGGTAAATTGGCAAGATTAGAAATTTTCGAAATTGAAACTGATTTGTTTTCTAAAGAAAGCAGTAGTAAGATTAAAGGATTGATGCTTTTAACTCCTGCCGTTTTTAAAAATGGATTTCTTCCAACGAGCGAATATATCAGGCAAAAAATTGTTGCTGTTTGCAATTACAAGCCTGAGGTTTATTCTGGATGGGATTTAAAGAAAAACAAGCCAGGTAAAATGTTTAGAATTGTTCCACCAGGCTCAGTTTTTTTTACTGAAGAAAAGTATTTAGAAAATTTAGAATTAACTGAGGAATTTAATGAATATAATTATGGAAAGTTTATAGTATTAGAAAATTGTGAATAGGGGAGGTAATATTATGAATCATGAAGTAGGAAGAATAGGATTTTTTTATGCTGTTACACAGATACATGCTGGGAAAGGTTTTGATGTTGGAATAGTTGATCAACCAATTCAAAGAGAGATTCATACAAGATTTCCTGTAATAAATGGTGTTAAGGGGGCAATTAGAAATGAGATAAGCAGGTTAATAAATATAAATTATAATGACATTACACAAATTTTTGGAACGGAATTTCAAGACAACGAAGCATCCGAAGCTGGTAAGGTAAGTTTTTCAGAGGGGAAATTAGCTTTTTATCCCGTTAGAAGTATCGATAGAGGAATTGTATGGATAACTTGTCCGTTAATTTTATCTAGATTAAAAATAGCATTTGACGTTGTTGGACTAGAAGAATTTAAAAAACTAATTGAGAAAATAAATATAAGTTATAAAGAGGATTATAAAGCATTGTCAACAATCAATGATTCTAAAATTTGCTTGGAAGAATTTGAGCAAGACATTGAGTATTCTGAAGATTTAATGAGTTTTGTAAATCATTTAAGAAATATTTTTCCTGATGAAAGACTTTTTGAGAGATTTTCTAGTAATTTAGTTATTTTAAGTGATGAAGATTTTTCATATTTTGTTACTAATAGTACAGAAGTTATTGCAAGAATAAGAATTAACCCTCAAAAACGAACAGTTGATAAAGGAGCATTATGGTATGAGGAATATATTCCACAAGATTCTGTGTTGTTTTTTATTTCAAAATTACTAGTTAATGACGCAGATTATTTATTAAAAAAAATTGATGAATTAAATTCAAAATTTTTAAATATAGGTGGTAATGCTTCAATAGGGAAGGGGATCGTTTATATTTCATTTTTACCTTTTAAGGGGGAAGATAAAAATGAGAAATAAAATTGAAATAAAGAACTTTTCTCAAAATAAAATAAAAGAAAATTTAAAGGAAATGGAAAGTAATAATGAATTAAAAAAAAGTTATAAAAGTTTAGTGAAAAGTTTAGGTGCGTTAGTTTTGCAGAATGGGTTATACGCTTCAATAGTTTTTATTATTTCTAAAACAAAAGATAAAAATAATTACTATTATGTACTAAAAGATATTCAAAAATTTTTAAAAGAATATTTTAAGGATAGTTATGTAGTAAACAATAAAGATATTAAAGATATTAAACAAGAAGTATTAGAATTTTTAGAAAGTGAATCTTTCAAAAAAGCTTATAAACAATTTTCGGAACAATTTATAGAATTTATAAAATGGCATAGGAGATATGTTGATATCTACATTGATATTGATTAATTTGTGGGAGTGATAATATGAAGGTGGGTTATAAAGAAGATTTGGGTAATAAAAATATTAAATCATTTAGTTTGTTTTATGATAAGTATGTTTATTATAATTTACATAAAAATTTATCTAAAAAGAAAAATGAGGATAAATTAAAAGATTTAAATAATATACTTAAAGTATTTTTCAATAATAATAGATATATTTATGAAAATTCAAAAATTTTAAATGATGTATTTTCGAAAGCTTTAAAGCAGCTTCAAACTTCAGGGTATCAAATATATGAAAAAAGTTTTGAGTTGAGTTCTCCCTTGTTAATTGGTTCAGGTATTCCTTCAGCTTACGAAGTTGGAATTTATTTAAATAGAAATTATGGCTTGCCTGTTATTCCAGGACAATCTATTAAAGGGTCATTTAAAGCATTTTTAGATGAAATTGATGAAAACGATCTTATTTTTTTTGGAAATAATGAGAATTCTTCTGAAATTTTCTTTTTCGATGCTGTCCCAGAAAAATACAAATTAGGAATTGATATTTTAAATCCACATTTTAAGGAGTACTATTTGAGCGAAAATGTGCCAAACGATGTTTATCAACCTGTTCCAATTAATTTTATTAGTGTATTTGAAGGAACATATGTATTTAGATATGTTATAGTATCAGAAAAAAATGATGATAATAAAAATAAAAAAATATCAGAATATTTTGAAGAATTTCTAACTATATATGGAATAGGTGCAAAAACTTCTATGGGTTATGGTAGATTTAAAAAGTGATTTATTGTTTTCAATATTGAAATCTTCGTTTTTCAATATGGTATAAAGTAAAACATAGAATGTTGTAGGAAAGTAAAAAAAGGTTGTCAGATATAAGTAGTATAAGTAGAAAGTGAAAAGGCAAATTTCTAGGGCTGTTTTTAAAAGAAAAAATAAAACGAGGGAGCAGTAATAAACTAGGAGAATATTTAAAAAATAATATTTTGTAAAAGCAGCATTAGATTTTCTGCAGGAATCGATAAATTAAAAACTAAATTTAATTTATAAGTTATAAATAATAAGTAACAAAATAAAAGGAGGTTATCCCTCCTTTTTTTGTTTGTTTAGATAATATTAAGCTATAAAATTTCATAAAGTGAAGAAAATAAATGTTTTATCTATAATAACCTCAACGATAGAGTCTAAACGCTTATGTTGATGAAGATTATTATGGTAAACATCATTATGCAATTTCATTCCTCATAGGTAGATTCTAAACAACAATTATCCCCGTTGCAAATTGGAGACAGTTTCGTACGTTTTCATTCCTCATAGGTAGATTCTAAACACGATTTCTTTGGTTCAACAAAAAGCGACTATGTTTTAGAATCGTTTTCATTCCTCATAGGTAGATTCTAAACCATATAAAGGACGTTTGCCACAAGGAGCAGTAACTAGTCCGTTTTCATTCCTCATAGGTAGATTCTAAACGTTTCCTAGTTGACTCATAGAGCCAGTGCCGGAAACATGTTTTCATTCCTCATAGGTAGATTCTAAACTAAGTGAAGGTGTAATTATGGATACATATGAATTTGTGTTTTCATTCCTCATAGGTAGATTCTAAACCTATACTATATAAATAAATATAACAAGAAAAAGTAACAAAACCTTTGAGCGGAAGTAAACAGTAAGTTAAATGTAGTATTTATAAGCTTTCATTTAATTTTATCTTCGGAAACATCTCCTAAAAATTTGTCTAATTTTAATTTGTTAACATAAAAGTTACAAATATAAAAACAGGAAACTAGTAAAAAAGAGTTTTTTTCAAAATTGGTTACAAAAGTGTTAACATGACGTTTTATCTTAAAATATTTTTGTGATTTTTAATTGTTAATAATAAATTGTTATTTTATTAATATAATTTTTCTAATGTTATTTAGTAGTCCAGCCAAGATAGTTTGAAATTGGGTAAAAAATTGCTTTTATGATCAAGAATTGGCAGCGGATAAAAAATAAAATATAGTTTATGAAAGTCAAAAGAAAATAAAGGGAAAACATTATAAAAGCAAGATTTATATATTATTTTTGGCGTATCGGTTAAAAAAATGGAAGTAGATGCACTCTTGACATGTAAAAAAATAATTAGTTGTTTTTTAAAAGTTTTGATATTTATGTATGCTTTATACAAATCAATTGACATCTGCTGTAAATTTGTGTAAACTTGTATTGAGGTGATAATATGAAAGAAAGATTAAAAAAAATATTAAGTATTTTAGAAAATTCAAATAAGCCAGTTAAAGGAAGAGATTTGGCAGAAGTTTTAAAAGTAAGTAGACAAGTTATCGTTCAAGATATATCTGTGTTAAAGACAAAAGGATATAAGATTTATTCAACCAGAGAAGGATACATTTTAGAAAAAAAGAGAGATGTTGTAAGAAAGATGATTGCCGTAAAACATAGTGAAGATGAAATATATGATGAGCTGTTAAAAATTGTTAAAGCTGGTGGGAAGGTAATAGATGTTATTGTCGAGCATCCTCTATATGGTGAAATAAAAGGAAGGCTTGATATAGAAACTATGGATGATATTTCAAAATTTATGGCACTGATGGAGAGTTCTAATGCAACTCCTCTATTAAAATTGTCTGGAGGAGTTCATATACATACTATTGAAGCACCCAACAAAAAAATAATGAATGATGTTTTGGATGCAATAAGTAAATATTTATTGGGGGTGGAAAAATGAAGATAGATCAAGTGGTTGATTTAATTGTCTCAAAGAAAGAACAAAAAAATTTGTTGATTTTAACTTCGATTCTTTGGATAATCGGATCAGCAGGTGTAATGGTAATGCCATTTGTTGTTCCTGACCTTGTTTCTGAGTGGAATTTAACAACAGTACAAGCAAGTAGTTTAATTAGCTCAGTTTTTATTGGTATGCTATTAGGTGCATTATTTTCTGGAATTATACTAGACTATTTTGGAAGAAAGATTGGTGTAATATTTTATTTGCTTGTTACTGTTATATTTACTGTTTTATTTGGTTTTTCAAAATCTTTTGGTAGTGCATATGTATTTAGACTTCTTTCTGGTTTTGGATATGGAGGTTTGCTGCCTTCAGTTAATACTTATTTATCAGAGTATACCTCTATCAGGCTTAGGG
This DNA window, taken from Thermosipho africanus Ob7, encodes the following:
- the cmr4 gene encoding type III-B CRISPR module RAMP protein Cmr4, giving the protein MNHEVGRIGFFYAVTQIHAGKGFDVGIVDQPIQREIHTRFPVINGVKGAIRNEISRLININYNDITQIFGTEFQDNEASEAGKVSFSEGKLAFYPVRSIDRGIVWITCPLILSRLKIAFDVVGLEEFKKLIEKINISYKEDYKALSTINDSKICLEEFEQDIEYSEDLMSFVNHLRNIFPDERLFERFSSNLVILSDEDFSYFVTNSTEVIARIRINPQKRTVDKGALWYEEYIPQDSVLFFISKLLVNDADYLLKKIDELNSKFLNIGGNASIGKGIVYISFLPFKGEDKNEK
- the cmr5 gene encoding type III-B CRISPR module-associated protein Cmr5, whose translation is MRNKIEIKNFSQNKIKENLKEMESNNELKKSYKSLVKSLGALVLQNGLYASIVFIISKTKDKNNYYYVLKDIQKFLKEYFKDSYVVNNKDIKDIKQEVLEFLESESFKKAYKQFSEQFIEFIKWHRRYVDIYIDID
- the cmr6 gene encoding type III-B CRISPR module RAMP protein Cmr6 encodes the protein MKVGYKEDLGNKNIKSFSLFYDKYVYYNLHKNLSKKKNEDKLKDLNNILKVFFNNNRYIYENSKILNDVFSKALKQLQTSGYQIYEKSFELSSPLLIGSGIPSAYEVGIYLNRNYGLPVIPGQSIKGSFKAFLDEIDENDLIFFGNNENSSEIFFFDAVPEKYKLGIDILNPHFKEYYLSENVPNDVYQPVPINFISVFEGTYVFRYVIVSEKNDDNKNKKISEYFEEFLTIYGIGAKTSMGYGRFKK
- a CDS encoding transcription repressor NadR produces the protein MKERLKKILSILENSNKPVKGRDLAEVLKVSRQVIVQDISVLKTKGYKIYSTREGYILEKKRDVVRKMIAVKHSEDEIYDELLKIVKAGGKVIDVIVEHPLYGEIKGRLDIETMDDISKFMALMESSNATPLLKLSGGVHIHTIEAPNKKIMNDVLDAISKYLLGVEK